Genomic DNA from Chanos chanos chromosome 6, fChaCha1.1, whole genome shotgun sequence:
TTcattatgataataatattaataataataatgacgataataataataataataataataattcattgtGATTATTTTGTATGTAAAGCGTGATGCAGTACCTTCAGACTGGCTCACTGGTGGAGACCAACCTGTTTATTTGACAGGAGGTCGTCTCTGTCAGTTGTGTGAAGTTTGTGTTAAAGGTTGCCTTCCTTTTATCTTGGGACTGCAGATGCGTTAGCATTACaagggggtgttccagaaagcaggtttagtaaAAACTCAGAGTTGGTTAAATCAGAGTaggtagtaaacctcctaatagcaGAGCCCTATGGCTGTGTTTTGCTTGGAGAATGaagtcatagggctcttctactaggaggtttactatttacgctgagttaactaactcagttttcactaaacccactttctggagtAGGCCCcaggaaacagaaagagtgtgtgtgtatgtatgtgtttgtgtgtgtgtgtatgttgtgagtatgggagagagagagtaattagGGTAAAGGATGACTTATTAGGCAGGTGCAGATGGGTTCTCTTACATTCATTACCGTGTTCACTGAATGATACACGTGTTaaaacctgtgtgtttgtgtgtgtgtgtgtgtgtgtgtgtgtgtgtgtgtgtgtgtgtgtgtgtgtgtgtctgtgtgtgtgtgtgtgtgtgtgtgtgtgtgtgtgtgtgtgtgtgtgtgtgtgtgtgtgtgtgtgtgttttctggggAGATGCATTGTGTGAAGCAGATGGGTAAAGACTTGTGTAAGTAGGCTGACAGTTAAGAGGTGTATAATGATGCACACATGGAAAACTGTTGTTAAAAGGTGCCCTCCCTCATCTAAAAAGGGCACTGACATGGAGCGTTTAGCTAATGGATCCATTTCAGTAGTGTACGTAAAGAATGTCTGACgtatgcgcgtgtgtttgtgtgtgtgtgcgtgtgtgtgtgtgtgtgagagagcgagagagagagagagatacacatcaTATTATTATTGAAACACACTGATGTGGATTTTTACTCCTCTGAAGTGAAAAGAATTATAAATTACAAGTCTGATGATCTTTGGttatatgtttctgtttttaagataatctgtgtgtgtgtgtgtgtgtgtgtgtgtgtagggctaTTTACTTTGCTGCATACTCCACGGCCAAAGAGAAGCTGAACGGAGTGTTTGAACCTGACTCCACACAAGTGCACATGCTCTCTGCTGGGATGGCAGGTAACACTCTCACCTTTCACCTTTGGCATATttgaactttctctctctctctctctgttacacacacacacacacacacacactctctctctctctctatttatcttaaaaacagaaatacacacacactgttttgtgtatgtgactTGTATTAAAATGTTGATTATTTAGAGGGATAGTGTACGTTACTGTGTGcttgcatgagagagagagagagagagagagagagagggaaaagggagagagagagggaaaagggagagagagagggaaaagggagagagagagatagaacagctCCCAGCCCAAGGGAGTCAGCGATTGTGTCCTTGTTCTAGACTTCCCTGTCGCCGGAGGGAAAAGATTCCAGCTCCACCACTCCGTGGAATTATAGCTACAGCGTTACACAAGAACGTACGGGATTAACTTTACACATCGTTTAAGCATTTCATTCTAGCATTTCATTCTGACAAGAAAAAATACTGAGAGATTTCTTGGTGTTTGGTGTATACAGAGTgtatgtaagtgtttgtgtgtgtagtttgtgtgtgtagtttgtgtgtgtgtgtgtaatgtttgcgcgtgtatgtgtgtgtatgtgtggggcgCATGTTTTGAGGAGGTAGGGGGTGTGGTGTGCTCTAACATCACTCTCTGTCTAATGGGTTTGTCAGCCCCCTGAGCCAACAGGGGGCGCTAGCCTCGTGTCTGTGGAGGgactgagtctgtgtgagtacTGACCTCTCTATTGCTATGgctttttcctccctctgtctgtcttttgccctgtctctctttctctcttcctctctctccctttttcttgctctctctctttctattgctctgtatctctttctcctctctctctctctctctctctctctctctctctctctctctctctctctttctcactaaACTCTTGCAGAGTTTTGGGATTTGCTATATAGTGTAGGGTGGGCTGTTTTGTGACAGAGGTAACAGATGAAATAGTACTGCTGTGTGTCTACGTTTATGAACGGATCTTAGTCTGGTACAGATCACTAGTGTTGGGGTTTCATGTCTGTCAATCAATGTTAATCAGACCCTTTTCCACCAATCAGGGTTCACAGCCATCACGGCGACCAATCCCATTTGGCTCATCAAGACACGCCTACAGCTGGACGCCAGGTAGGATGGCAGAAAATATCATCTTAGAGTTGTTTTAGAGGTAGCAGGTTGACTGCATTATACATTcttgagattttaaaaaaaaacttttaatacAAGAGAGTTCTTGTATTTCAAATGAACCTTGTGTGTTTTAgcatcttcagttcaagtacgAGTTTATTGAATGTCTCtgctgcagcctctctctctctctctctctctctctctctctctctctctctgtctgtctgtgtctgtgtctgtgtctgtgtctgtgtgtggagggggtgggtgggtgttgaGTTTGGCTCATTTTTTCGGTTTGTGTTTCAGGAATCGCGGGGAGCAGCGGATGAGCGCGTTCGAGTGTGTACGGCGCGTTTACCGGTCGGACGGCTTACGGGGCTTTTACCGCGGCATGTCGGCGTCTTACGCCGGAATCTCAGAGACTGTGATCCACTTTGTGATCTATGAGACCATAAAACGTCGCCTCCTAGAGGCCAAGGCCTCCGCGCACatggacgaggaggaggaggcgtcAAAGGACGCGTCGGACTTTGTGGGAATGATGCTTGCGGCCGCCACCTCCAAAACCTGTGCCACCTCCATCGCCTATCCACACGGTCAGTCGGCATTCTGCTTTTCCACTGCTCCTTAAGCCGTCCatgtctggactctgtgtgtgtgtgtgtgtctctgtgtgtctctgtgtgtctctgtgtgtgtctgtgtgtctctgtgtgtgtgtgtgtgtgtgtgtgtgtgtgtgtgtgtgtgtctgttcacgtgtgtgtgtgtctcagtgtgtgtgtgtgtgttagtgtgttgtgttcatATTGTTATAGAACGGTATATGCGGGTAGTGaaggtttttgtgtgttttgtgtgagtgtctgttcgtgtgtgtgtgtgtctctgtgcgtgtgtgtgttgtgttcataTTGTTCTACTAGGATATATGCGGGTCGTGacggttttttgtgtgtgtgtaattttgttCAGAGGTGATCAGGAcgagactgagagaggaggggacCAAGTATCGTTCCTTCTTCCAGACTCTGACCATGGTGGTGCGCGAGGAGGGTTACCGGGCTCTTTACCGCGGCCTGACCACACACCTGGTCCGCCAGATCCCCAACACCGCCATCATGATGTGCACCTACGAGGTCGTCGTCTACCTCCTCAGCCGCTAACCTTTGGCCTTTGACCTCCTCACCTACTGGAACAGCGTCGCTACCGTTACCGTTACAGCAAGCAGCTAACAGATGGAAATCCGCCTCAGAataatgacggaggaagaagtGGGATAGAcggtggatgtttttttttttgttgtcgttttttgtttttgttttttttttttttattttgtgtgtctcttcacacacacacacacacacaccaacacggtcactgagacagacactggAAAAACTGTAAACGGTGGTATATGTGCGTGGATGAGATTTACATCGAGACATGGTGAGAGGGGAGAAGGTTTTCACCCGAAGGAGAGACGtccttcaattaaaaaaaaaaagaaagaaagaaaaattaacaAACGAGTTTGAAGTGGGCAGAGATAAGCTTGTTTGTGAGGCaggtctttctgtctgtctctctttctctctctctctctctctctctctctctctatctttctctctctctctccccttttctgtcTAAAGCTGCTGATGATGAGGAGCTGTTGTGAAGACCTGTTTGACTAAACTGTAAAAGTCTGAATGAAGTTATACAGTCCAGTTTAACAGTGTTAAACCTCTTTTAGCTCACAcctctccagacacacacacactcacacacgcacacacgcacacgcacacacacgcgcacacacacacacacagacacgcacgcgcttatacatacacgcgcacgtCCATCTACgcagtcacatagacacacatgtgcacacacagaaccttATCTACAGTAACGGAGccatgatttcatttttaaacgtTTAAAGATTAATAACTTCGCGTTGTGGGTCTCCTGCGGGTGACGCAAGCTCTTGTGAGAGGAGTAATCCTGTGAGGCAAGGTCAAAGGTCGGGGCGCAGGTTaaaatttaagatttttttttttcccccttcttcttgtttttgtggCACCTGACGCCCTGACCCAGAGCGGTTACCAAGGCGCTGCGTCCTGATTGGTCCGTGAGCCCAGAGTGGTCAGAGCAgggcagataaaaaaaacagtgggtTGGACAGGACAAGCACGCAAGACTACAGCCATACTGGAACCTTTGAAAGGTTCTGCACTACtggctacaacacacactcacacacacacacacacatgctatcTGGATCCTGAGATGATTCATGCCGACATTGATACTtgaaaagtacacacacacagatgtacacaggCCTCTTTATGCAGTGCACCTGAGctgtattatttgtgtgtgtgtgtgtgtgtgtgtagtgtacacttGCCTGAATGACTGCCGTTTTAGTACATGAATGTAACAGAACTGCTAACAGCAAAGGCAAACCcagacacattctctctctctctctctctctctctctctctctctgtctctctgtctgtctgtctctctctctgtctctctcactcactctctttctctctctctgtctctgtctctctcactcactcacagaacacacagagatcCCAGGAAATTATTGCTCAACATTTCAAAGAGGATGCTGCACACagctcatacacacgcacacacacacacacacac
This window encodes:
- the LOC115815776 gene encoding solute carrier family 25 member 36-A gives rise to the protein MSQRDTLIHLFAGGCGGTVGAILTCPLEVVKTRLQSSSVTLYVSEVQLSTVNGASVARVAPPGPLHCLKLILEREGPRSLFRGLGPNLVGVAPSRAIYFAAYSTAKEKLNGVFEPDSTQVHMLSAGMAGFTAITATNPIWLIKTRLQLDARNRGEQRMSAFECVRRVYRSDGLRGFYRGMSASYAGISETVIHFVIYETIKRRLLEAKASAHMDEEEEASKDASDFVGMMLAAATSKTCATSIAYPHEVIRTRLREEGTKYRSFFQTLTMVVREEGYRALYRGLTTHLVRQIPNTAIMMCTYEVVVYLLSR